Proteins from one Bactrocera neohumeralis isolate Rockhampton chromosome 3, APGP_CSIRO_Bneo_wtdbg2-racon-allhic-juicebox.fasta_v2, whole genome shotgun sequence genomic window:
- the LOC126753599 gene encoding sodium-independent sulfate anion transporter, with protein MTSYDSADKSAKSQMLPQDATQIIMESAKPFTSDALRRSSTPHTVGGKVKKALRSRLEILNWIGDYNTEWAMSDLIAGITLGLTIIPESIACALLAGLPARYGLCSAFLGSFVYLIFGSINKVIIGPTSLVALVSLQFTVGKPIEFAILLTFLTGVVELIMGSLRVGVIFEFLSVPIIKAFSSATAILVIESQIKVMLGVKYLVSGFIGSVATLLPRLPETNVGDLVMGLFAVCFLLGVAQMEKLANNPKMNPKLSTVLRYLSFSRNTLVVIITGAVSYIWLSEESTVPYALSANALAGLPNFTIPEFSVVTPEKTYTFVDMLSELNVGIIVIPIVGILTNISIGKLTPKGMVDANKELITVGLCNLAGSCVQSMPVSGAFSRYAISNGCGLKTPMANLYLGAIVLLALGFLSPYFNYIPESTLAAILMCSIVTLLDLKLPCRLWRDAKRDFCVWVLCFTVCILCGVEVGLLVSIIVTVLHLLFMWAHPQISVKIEEVNELQYIRITPVGVIYFPAINHLRAKVMKACERVHFSLPVVMDCHKITGIDFTAAQGISKLPDDLSQSETGDGPLLVIHRLGADKQKLIQTSAKLIFCDDDERLCESITQESLKNGNVVLKEQEKSINGVLSETHLDLHY; from the exons atgacgAGCTACGACAGCGCCGACAAGTCGGCAAAATCACAAATGCTGCCGCAGGATGCCACACAAATCATTATGGAGTCGGCAAAACCTTTCACCAGCGATGCACTGCGTCGCAGTTCGACACCACACACGGTGGGCGGTAAAGTGAAGAAGGCGCTACGCAGTCGCCTCGAAATACTCAATTGGATTGGCGATTATAATACGGAATGGGCTATGAGCGATTTGATAGCCGGCATTACCCTTGGTCTCACCATAATTCCCGAGAGTATTGCCTGCGCGCTGCTAGCCGGTCTACCGGCACGTTATGGTCTGTGTTCGGCCTTTTTGGGCTCCTTCGTCTATCTGATATTTGGTTCGATAAATAAAGTGATCATTGGTCCTACCAGTCTGGTAGCTCTGGTCAGTTTACAATTCACTGTCGGCAAGCCAATTGAGTTTGCCATATTGCTCACCTTTCTCACCGGTGTTGTGGAGCTGATAATGGGTTCGTTGCGCGTGG GCGTTATCTTCGAATTCCTCTCAGTACCAATCATTAAGGCTTTCTCCTCAGCCACAGCTATACTCGTAATCGAATCACAGATTAAGGTTATGCTGGGCGTCAAATACCTCGTGTCGGGTTTCATTGGTTCTGTAGCCACGCTGTTGCCTAGGCTACCAGAAACCAATGTTGGCGATCTTGTAATGGGCCTCTTTGCTGTTTGTTTTCTGCTCGGCGTTGCG CAAATGGAAAAATTGGCGAATAATCCAAAAATGAATCCCAAATTGAGCACCGTGTTGCGTTACTTATCATTCTCACGCAATACACTTGTGGTTATAATCACCGGCGCCGTATCATACATCTGGCTTAGCGAGGAAAGCACCGTACCATATGCGCTGAGCGCCAACGCGCTCGCTGGACTACCCAACTTTACCATACCGGAATTCTCGGTGGTAACGCCAGAGAAAACATATACATTTGTCGATATGTTATCCGAATTGAATGTGGGCATTATTGTTATACCCATCGTGGGCATACTAACGAACATCTCAATTGGCAAACTGA CTCCTAAAGGCATGGTCGATGCTAATAAAGAATTGATTACAGTGGGTTTGTGTAATCTTGCGGGTTCCTGCGTACAGTCTATGCCAGTTTCAGGCGCTTTCTCGCGCTATGCCATCAGTAATGGTTGTGGGCTCAAAACGCCAATGGCCAACTTGTATTTAG GCGCCATTGTGCTGCTGGCGCTTGGCTTTCTCAGTCCCTACTTCAATTACATACCCGAATCAACGCTCGCCGCCATTTTAATGTGTTCCATTGTCACACTTTTGGACTTGAAGCTGCCCTGTCGCTTGTGGCGTGATGCCAAGCGCGATTTCTGCGTTTGGGTATTATGTTTCACCGTGTGCATACTGTGCGGCGTAGAAGTAGGACTCTTGGTCAGTATTATAGTCACAGTGCTGCATTTACTATTCATGTGGGCGCATCCGCAGATCTCGGTGAAAATTGAAGAG GTAAATGAGCTGCAGTATATACGCATTACGCCCGTCGGCGTCATCTATTTCCCCGCCATCAATCATTTGCGCGCCAAAGTGATGAAAGCCTGCGAACGCGTCCACTTCAGTCTGCCGGTCGTCATGGACTGTCACAAGATCACCGGCATTGACTTCACCGCAGCGCAGGGTATCTCGAAGCTGCCCGACGATCTGTCACAGTCGGAAACGGGCGATGGACCATTGTTGGTCATACACCGACTCGGCGCGGATAAACAGAAACTAATTCAAACTTCCGCCAAGCTGATATTCTGTGACGACGACGAGCGTTTGTGCGAAAGCATCACTCAAGAGTCGCTAAAGAATGGCAATGTGGTGTTAAAAGAACAAGAGAAATCTATAAATGGGGTGCTAAGTGAGACCCATTTAGATTTGCATTACTAA